TTGCAGCACCGCCGCTGTAGCCGCCGAACCAGAAGCAAACGCCGCCGCTTCAACTCCACCTTCGAGCGCTGCCAAGGCCTGCTCCAAGGCTTGGCGGGTGGGGTTGCCAAAGCGCGTATAAACAAACCCATGCGGCAAACTACCATCGGGCGCTCGTTCAAATGTGCTAGCAAGATGAATCGGCGGCGTAACAGCACTGGTCGCAGCATCGACGCTACGACCAGCATGAATCAACAGAGTTTCAGGTTTCATAAGGTTCTCAGGGCTAAGGAATGACCGGAACTGCGGTGGGAGCAACTGGCTCAATGTAGTTTGGCTGACTATCTTGGAAGTAGAGTGCACGGCCTAATAAGCCAATTTTGACCATCTGATTGGGATCGTTGGGGTGTAATTCAAGCCGACCACGCTCGAAATATTGTACTGTATGCACTGTGCGATCTTCAGGCAACACCTCTTGCAGCTCCTCGCTAATTGGCCAGCCCAGGAGATCGATGCCGCCGTTGGCTTCCCAAAATTCGAGGAATGCCCCCCGCAAGCCTTGTTGGGTCGCTTCGCTATAACGCAGGCCTGGGCGATTGGCAAAAAATTGCTGATTCGGAAAATCGCGGTTTTGGGTGAATTCAACCCCAACCCGGCCTGGCTGCACTTCGTATTTCGTCGCTTGATGCTCGGGCCACCATTCTAGCCGCGTCCGCTCGAACCATTGAAATTGGCGACCATTTTCTTCGAGCAAGCCACTGATTGGTCGCCCGAAGATCCGTTCGCCACCATTCTTGACCCAATATGGCAAAAACAGCGGGTCGATCTCAGCAGCATAGCTTGGCAGGGCGTTCAATCCATCAACACCATAAAAGCGTTGACCTTCGAGCGCCGCCGCCTCAACATCGAGCGAGCGATTGGATTGAGTTTGAACGCTATTGAGTAAAGGTTGCAACGTTGGCTGGGCATTGCTATCGCTACCAAAAAGATTAAATAGATTGATATTATTGCCGCTGGCCAACAACAGCACCAAAAAGATGATCAGAATAATCGCCACACCAAACACCAAGGCCTGCATCGTCATACCTTGGGGAGCAATCGCTTCATCTTCTTGAATAATTGCTGAGGGCACCTCTTCCGGTTCTTCATCTGGCTCAAGATCGTTCTCAAATTCAAGAACTTCGGTTGGGGGAGTACGGTCGCTCATGGGCAGTTCCTCATGCTTGATTGTTAGCCCGCAAACGCTCGGCTAAAGCGGCAAATGCTGCGTGATCGGTTGGGTTTGGTCGCCAAAATGAGAACACTCCATCGCCTTCCCAGCGTGGAATGACGTGTACATGGTAGTAAAACACGACTTGGCCAGAAGCTGGGCGCGAGTTTTGCAACACATTAATCCCATCTGGCTTGAGCGTTTGCAACAATAATTGCGCTACCGTTTGCACCATCCGCGCCACCGCTGCCAGATCCTCAGGGTTGGTATCGAAAATATCGGTGCCAAAGCGTTTGGGAATGACCAACGTATGGCCTTGCGCTGCCGGATTAATATCTAAAAAGGCCAGGGTTTGATCATTTTCGGCCACTTTATGGCAAGGCAATTCGCCGCGCACAATCTTGCTGAATATATCATTCATTCGATCAGCCTCCAGACTACGATTCGCTACTAAGCCCAAGTTTTTGTAATTTTTGTTGACGCAGCGCCAGGACTGCCTCAATTTCCCATGTGTTGATGACCTGCTGGTCACCAGCCCCGCCACGACGAGCCGTGACAACCCCATAAAATAAATTATTGAACCCAGCAGTGGCATGGGCATCGGTGTTGATGCTGATGTTACAACCAGCCGCCAGCGCTGCCCGTACATTTGGCGCATCTAAATCAAGCCGTTCCGGCCCAGCATTAACTTCCAAGACTGTGCCCGTTGCCGCTGCTGCCGCGATAATCTGATCCATATCATAATCGGCTCCAGCACGACCATTCAGAATCCTCCCAGTTGGATGCCCAATGATCGTCACCAAGGGATGCTTGATCGCTCGCAGCATGCGGGCGGTCGATTCGTCACGGGGCTGGCGTAAGGCCACATGCGGCGAAGCCACCACTAAATCTAATGTGGCTAACACCTCATCGGGCAAGGCCAAACTGCCATCAGGCAAAATATCGACTTCGCAGCTTTGCAATAAGCGCAATGCATGGCCTTCGGCGGCTAATTGCAGATTGAGCGCATCGATTTCGGCGCGTTGAGCCAGCAAGCGTTCGCCATCGAGTCCACCAGTTACGCCCAAATAGGCGCTGTGATCAGCCACCGCCATATAGCGATAGCCCTTGGCAATGCCGGCGAGCGCCATCTCACGCAGGCTGGCACTGCCATCACTCCAAGTCGTGTGCCAATGTAAATCGCTGATAATCGCCGATTGTTCAAGTAATTTGGGCAATTGCTGAGCTTGGGCTAGCTCAATTTCGCCCCAACCTTCGCGTAATTCAGGCGCGATCCATTCCAAGCCTAAGGCTGCATACACCGCTGCTTCATCGGCAAAATCAGGAAAATTAAGCGGCTCAAGCTGCCAATTCTGGGTCTGAGCTAATTGATTTAAGCCTGCTACATGGCTAGTCGAGCCGGTCCAATAGACCAAAGCGCTGCCCCAATGTTCAGGCGCAACCGCCACAATCCAAGCATTCATGCCATTATGCAACAACAAACGCAAGCCGTTGTCGCTGGGGGTGGCTTGGGCAACTTGGGGCAATTCTGCGATCGCAGCATAGGCAGCAGCTTGATCTAAGGTGGCTACCACAAAATTTAAATCGCCAACACTTGATTGATAACGGCGGGTTGAGCCGACCACTTGCACCGCGCTAATGCTGGTAAGTTCGGCTAATGTGGTGCTTAATGCTCGAGCCACGGGCAAGGCATCGACCAAGCGCAGCCGCAGCACCTGATTTTGCATAGCTTCGAGAGCGCTCAACACTTTGGCAGCACTTTTAGCCCCAAAGCCCTTGATTTTGGCCAAACGTCCATCCTGAGCCGCTGCAAACAAGGCCTCAAGATCTTGAATACCCTCATCGCGAAAAAGGCGGGCGGCGGTTTTGGGG
This sequence is a window from Herpetosiphon gulosus. Protein-coding genes within it:
- the polX gene encoding DNA polymerase/3'-5' exonuclease PolX; translated protein: MLSNQAIAQVFADIADALEVIGENRFRLAAYRRASDTLAAQTTSLASLREQGLLTSLPNIGEASAAIIGELLDHGHSALADQLLEKVPPGLLQILRVPEIGPKTAARLFRDEGIQDLEALFAAAQDGRLAKIKGFGAKSAAKVLSALEAMQNQVLRLRLVDALPVARALSTTLAELTSISAVQVVGSTRRYQSSVGDLNFVVATLDQAAAYAAIAELPQVAQATPSDNGLRLLLHNGMNAWIVAVAPEHWGSALVYWTGSTSHVAGLNQLAQTQNWQLEPLNFPDFADEAAVYAALGLEWIAPELREGWGEIELAQAQQLPKLLEQSAIISDLHWHTTWSDGSASLREMALAGIAKGYRYMAVADHSAYLGVTGGLDGERLLAQRAEIDALNLQLAAEGHALRLLQSCEVDILPDGSLALPDEVLATLDLVVASPHVALRQPRDESTARMLRAIKHPLVTIIGHPTGRILNGRAGADYDMDQIIAAAAATGTVLEVNAGPERLDLDAPNVRAALAAGCNISINTDAHATAGFNNLFYGVVTARRGGAGDQQVINTWEIEAVLALRQQKLQKLGLSSES
- a CDS encoding HIT family protein; the encoded protein is MNDIFSKIVRGELPCHKVAENDQTLAFLDINPAAQGHTLVIPKRFGTDIFDTNPEDLAAVARMVQTVAQLLLQTLKPDGINVLQNSRPASGQVVFYYHVHVIPRWEGDGVFSFWRPNPTDHAAFAALAERLRANNQA